In Aegilops tauschii subsp. strangulata cultivar AL8/78 chromosome 3, Aet v6.0, whole genome shotgun sequence, one genomic interval encodes:
- the LOC141042661 gene encoding uncharacterized protein produces MAGGDFASINKAMIALLPKKNEAIQLGDFRPISLIHSVAKLIAKVLSMRLGYVIDQLISPAQSALQKRKGIHDNFLFVQSTVKLVHRKNKSALLMQLDIAKAFDSISWEYLMELMQRMGFSAHWRDWIALLLSSATFSCLLNGVEGDPSSPLLFILAIDPLHRLLEAATQSGTLHSEGPGSTPVFLQGRRHCSEEVPMGAGRADEQLTGGKCKMAWPVVTTPVDRAGFGIPDMPRFARANAALALAIVEGPRMPVSGVDTPCDDKDRALFASATSLSILGGNQTSFWSCHWLGDRTLRLQFPDIFKHSIRKNRTVAAALRQDRWIRDFNTEALTAFCRSSFPCKGDQEGGNRSSRRRPWRDRLDCGKRR; encoded by the exons ATGGCCGGAGGGGATTTCGCGTCGATTAACAAGGCTATGATCGCCCTGCTGCCAAAGAAGAATGAGGCCATACAATTAGGAGATTTCCGCCCAATCAGCCTCATTCACTCTGTCGCCAAACTGATCGCGAAGGTGCTCTCGATGAGGTTGGGGTACGTGATCGATCAGCTGATCTCGCCGGCACAGAGCGCTTTACAAAAGCGCAAGGGGATCCACGACAATTTCCTGTTTGTTCAGAGCACTGTCAAGCTTGTGCACAGGAAAAACAAGTCGGCGTTGTTGATGCAATTAGACATAGCTAAGGCGTTTGACAGCATCTCCTGGGAGTATCTCATGGAGTTGATGCAGCGGATGGGCTTCTCGGCGCACTGGAGGGACTGGATTGCACTCCTGCTCTCCTCCGCAACGTTCTCATGCCTCCTGAACGGCGTCGAGGGCGATCCGTCGTCGCCGCTGCTGTTCATTCTGGCGATCGATCCCCTGCACCGACTCCTCGAGGCAGCCACGCAATCGGGCACCCTGCACTCGGAGGGGCCCGGCTCTACGCCAGTCT TTCTTCAAGGACGTAGACATTGCTCGGAGGAAGTTCCTATGGGCGCAGGACGAGCCGACGAGCAGCTCACGGGTGGCAAATGCAAGATGGCATGGCCGGTTGTCACGACTCCGGTGGACCGCGCCGGCTTTGGCATCCCGGACATGCCACGGTTCGCGCGCGCTAATGCTGCGCTGGCTTTGGCTATCGTGGAAGGACCCCGGATGCCCGTGAGTGGGGTAGACACGCCATGCGACGACAAGGACCGAGCTCTCTTCGCCTCCGCCACGTCTCTCTCCATCCTGGGCGGCAACCAGACCTCATTCTGGAGTTGCCACTGGTTGGGAGACAGAACGCTGCGGTTGCAGTTCCCGGACATCTTCAAGCACTCCATTCGCAAAAACAGGACCgtggcggcggcgctgcggcagGATCGGTGGATCCGTGATTTCAACACGGAAGCGTTGACAGCATTCTGCCGCAGTTCGTTTCCATGCAAGGGCGATCAGGAGGGCGGGAATCGCTCTTCAAGACGCCGCCCCTGGCGAGATCGCCTAGACTGCGGGAAGAGGCGCTGA
- the LOC109770152 gene encoding uncharacterized protein, translated as MATTYVFTPVLDPPDRIPPERFNTLHQIRGFRKADLLGCRQGRILLLEMDWFIVWDPITGEHHNVDIPPAFDKLSYLYGAVLRAATDQSHMHGSCHSSPFNLVLMSPCQGYEDGTPPMACVYSSETGVWGNPISTTNRCEFARCNPGILVGNVLYWTSKSVNAKSKYLNLDLLGDDIIEFDLDRQSLAVIKGPPGLNHSTTHQIIQSGDCDVGLAILSHGRFEMWERKVSCHGGATWFLQKIVEMHTVLGLPPQAEGSVRAVEILGYDEENGAMFLFVDNNVYMVEAMSMQSMKLYQCSHHSYANDIHPFTSFYAPAIPGGRGGAGMLQDM; from the exons ATGGCTACGACATACGTGTTCACTCCGGTCCTGGACCCTCCCGACCGCATCCCTCCGGAGCGCTTCAACACACTACATCAGATACGTGGCTTCCGGAAGGCCGACCTACTCGGCTGCCGCCAAGGCCGCATCCTCCTCCTTGAGATGGACTGGTTCATTGTATGGGACCCCATCACCGGCGAGCATCACAATGTCGACATTCCACCAGCGTTCGATAAGTTATCCTACCTCTATGGGGCTGTGCTCCGCGCTGCCACCGACCAGAGCCACATGCATGGCAGCTGCCACTCGAGCCCCTTTAATTTGGTCTTGATGTCCCCGTGCCAAGGCTACGAAGATGGTACTCCACCCATGGCTTGTGTATACTCCTCGGAGACTGGGGTATGGGGCAATCCCATCTCGACAACAAATCGATGTGAGTTTGCTCGATGTAATCCTGGGATCCTTGTTGGTAATGTCCTCTACTGGACGTCTAAGAGTGTGAATGCCAAATCAAAatatttgaatttggatctgctcggAGACGACATAATTGAGTTTGATTTGGATAGGCAGAGTCTTGCTGTGATCAAGGGGCCTCCAGGTCTTAATCATTCCACCACACATCAGATAATCCAGTCAGGGGATTGTGATGTTGGTCTTGCCATATTGTCTCATGGTAGATTTGAAATGTGGGAGAGGAAGGTCAGCTGTCACGGTGGTGCCACATGGTTCCTGCAGAAGATTGTTGAAATGCATACTGTTCTTGGGCTCCCTCCTCAGGCTGAAGGATCGGTGAGAGCGGTCGAAATACTTGGGTATGATGAGGAAAATGGTGCAATGTTTTTATTTGTGGACAACAATGTCTACATGGTTGAAGCAATGTCAATGCAATCCATGAAACTTTATCAATGCAGTCATCACAGCTATGCCAATGACATTCATCCTTTCACAAGTTTCTATGCACCAG CCATTCCTGGTGGACGTGGCGGAGCTGGAATGCTGCAAGATATGTAG
- the LOC109770151 gene encoding germin-like protein 11-1 produces the protein MNFYSHLRVQEMKLFTVLFSYVLLLGLYTPPSLSDSPPLQDVCPMAPRGERKLFMNGYICKHPSTILASDFKTLLLNHAGKLDNMVRSSANIITAAEFPGLNTLGMSMARTDIDSYGIVLPHSHPRASEMMFVHDGSVLAGFFDTTGKLFQKRLCEGDVFIFPRGLVHFIMNYGLRLATTFSVLNSQNPGVVGITHAMFAPDSDVVEGLVARMMKFREMEIPDNKTTDFPWTY, from the coding sequence ATGAATTTTTACTCCCATCTCCGCGTCCAGGAGATGAAGCTCTTCACTGTCCTGTTTTCCTACGTCCTCCTCCTTGGCCTCTATACACCACCAAGCCTGTCAGacagtccacctcttcaagatgTGTGCCCCATGGCGCCTCGGGGTGAAAGGAAGCTGTTCATGAACGGTTACATCTGCAAGCACCCTAGCACTATACTGGCTTCTGATTTCAAGACACTGCTTCTCAACCATGCTGGGAAACTAGACAACATGGTCCGGTCATCTGCGAACATCATCACCGCTGCTGAGTTCCCTGGCCTCAACACCCTTGGCATGTCGATGGCACGCACCGACATCGACTCCTACGGGATAGTGCTTCCCCACTCTCACCCAAGGGCGTCGGAGATGATGTTTGTCCATGATGGCAGCGTGCTGGCCGGTTTCTTTGACACCACCGGTAAGCTGTTTCAGAAGAGACTGTGTGAGGGGGATGTGTTCATATTTCCCCGTGGTTTGGTTCACTTCATCATGAACTATGGTCTCCGCCTTGCGACGACGTTCTCGGTGCTCAACAGTCAGAACCCTGGCGTGGTTGGAATCACCCACGCGATGTTTGCGCCAGATTCAGATGTAGTTGAGGGGCTGGTGGCCAGAATGATGAAGTTCAGAGAGATGGAAATCCCTGACAACAAGACTACTGATTTTCCATGGACTTACTAG
- the LOC120975306 gene encoding glyceraldehyde-3-phosphate dehydrogenase 2, cytosolic-like codes for MCPADTVFPALLSCPVAPSLQAQLPDKDAPVDTSPVYVKGDPFAKTMYQDSEVGPRKRSRDEEDIIPVAELNEVIKNVAETVFDEQHRSFEYMDRDWLTKGEYETLEFRKKAHPPQFYEVKKSKHGGLKLGPRPGKATKPRIGINGLGRIGRLVARLILRSKNMELVVVNDPFLSADDIARSLEDMPPDLFPPTKVLSISEPEKIPWGNLGADYVVESTGIFTDTDTASSHLMGGAKKVIICALSNEAPTFVYGVNGNIYTPDISIISIADTATICLALLAKILHTKFGIRECQVTITGPSSSAAEIGRALSSAIPDLVDRFHVTVSHDPQVKLSCVELAVRLDECADYEMIKDSVRMDIFIGISLFCVPLVMCNSVKLLVSLFPSTFSTERYILNVCWNWCFRQRIGMFFETLEGVFFRGTSLCTS; via the exons ATGTGCCCAGCTGACACGGTGTTCCCAGCGCTCCTGAGCTGCCCTGTGGCGCCTTCGCTGCAGGCACAGCTTCCCGACAAAGATGCACCGGTGGACACGAGCCCGGTGTACGTCAAGGGGGATCCGTTTGCCAAGACGATGTACCAGGATAGTGAAGTCGGGCCCAGGAAGCGGAGCCGTGATGAGGAGGATATTATACCTGTGGCAGAGCTCAACGAGGTCATCAAGAACGTGGCGGAAACTGTTTTTGACGAGCAGCATAGGAGTTTTGAGTACATGGACAGGGACTGGCTTACAAAGGGTGAGTATGAAACGTTGGAGTTCAGAAAGAAGGCTCACCCACCTCAGTTCTACGAAGTCAAG AAATCAAAGCATGGCGGACTTAAGCTCGGACCCCGACCTGGTAAAGCAACCAAACCGAGGATTGGGATCAATGGTTTGGGGCGGATCGGGAGACTTGTGGCCAGGCTTATTTTACGCAGCAAGAACATGGAACTAGTCGTCGTTAACGACCCTTTTCTGAGCGCAGATGACATT GCTAGATCTCTAGAGGACATGCCTCCTGATTTATTCCCTCCCACCAAAGTTCTATCTATTTC TGAGCCTGAAAAAATACCCTGGGGCAATCTCGGCGCAGACTACGTTGTGGAGAGCACTGGAATATTCACTGACACGGATACTGCCAGCTCTCACTTGATG GGTGGTGCCAAGAAGGTTATCATCTGTGCTCTGAGCAATGAAGCTCCCACATTTGTTTACGGTGTCAACGGAAATATTTACACGCCAGATATTAGCATCATCTCAATAGCTGATACCGCTACAATTTGTCTTGCTCTGCTCGCCAAG ATCCTCCACACCAAATTTGGCATCAGAGAGTGCCAGGTGACTATAACCGGACCATCCTCTAGTGCTGCAGAAATTGGCAGG GCACTCAGTTCCGCTATTCCTGATTTAGTCGACAGGTTCCATGTGACGGTGAGCCATGATCCTCAGGTGAAACTGTCTTGTGTGGAACTGGCCGTTAGGCTTGACGAGTGTGCTGACTATGAGATGATCAAGGATTCTGTCAG GATGGACATTTTTATCGGAATTTCGTTATTTTGTGTACCCCTGGTAATGTGCAATTCAGTCAAGTTGCTAGTATCTCTGTTCCCAAGTACATTTTCTACTGAAAGGTATATTTTAAATGTCTGCTGGAACTGGTGTTTTCGACAAAGGATCGGCATGTTTTTTGAAACTTTG GAAGGAGTCTTCTTCAGAGGAACTTCACTATGTACTAGCTAA